The Fervidibacillus albus genome contains a region encoding:
- a CDS encoding DUF6906 family protein, with protein MKNGKRPTRKEKIVMNKYHLNPNNWLISKRHNGMLILVHRYTNSVRQIPKD; from the coding sequence TTGAAAAATGGCAAACGTCCCACCCGGAAAGAAAAGATAGTGATGAATAAGTATCATCTCAATCCTAACAATTGGTTAATTTCAAAAAGGCATAATGGAATGTTGATATTGGTTCACAGATACACAAATAGTGTCAGACAAATTCCGAAAGATTGA
- a CDS encoding group-specific protein, translating to MIQVEINEQEIKELALEKIEEKLKSVDQELVFWDRKELMRRTCLSWNTIQDKFFFDPRFPKHKVGGKWLFPAQETKEFLLQWIREQPRG from the coding sequence TTGATTCAAGTTGAAATTAATGAACAAGAAATCAAGGAGTTGGCTCTAGAAAAAATTGAGGAGAAACTTAAATCTGTTGACCAAGAATTGGTTTTTTGGGATCGGAAGGAATTGATGCGGCGCACTTGCTTATCCTGGAATACTATTCAAGATAAATTTTTCTTCGATCCAAGATTCCCAAAACACAAAGTAGGTGGCAAGTGGTTATTCCCTGCCCAGGAGACAAAGGAGTTCCTTCTCCAATGGATCCGAGAACAGCCAAGAGGATGA
- a CDS encoding DNA-entry nuclease, with protein MDEVERPIEYDRFGRMKYHPGYHHNYNKPYTTKELAYICKHYERGQVKSLALALGRTEHSLRMLVNKLKRDGLFEQYKNMVIE; from the coding sequence ATGGACGAGGTTGAAAGACCGATTGAATACGATAGATTTGGTCGGATGAAGTATCATCCGGGCTATCATCACAATTATAACAAGCCTTACACAACAAAAGAACTCGCTTACATCTGCAAGCATTACGAGAGAGGACAGGTCAAATCTCTTGCACTTGCTCTAGGCAGAACTGAACATTCCTTAAGAATGCTAGTTAATAAGCTCAAAAGAGATGGGCTGTTTGAACAATACAAAAATATGGTAATTGAATAA